TTGAATGGTAATAGCTCAGAGGTGTGTTTTTGGACAACATATTTGGAGAAACTTTTTCTTGATCTTCCTCGATTTACTGCACTTCTAAATAGTTATCTTCTGAAAAATTGTGGGCTGGGTTATCTATGCCTGGAAACGAAGTAGGAGACAGGgtccataatttttttggtcAAGAAAACTTATCCCAGGGTCAGTATCATTCACAGGAAGTTGACGGGAACTGGCCAGGGCTAAGCAACAATTTATGGGCTGGTAGCCAGAGACCAACTGTTGcaccttttatttccaatttgaAGAACTTTAATCTACAACAATCAGGTAGAACTAGATGTTAtctaccttttttttataaaaaaaagcttcTCACTTATTTATCAATGATTTTGAGCAATCAGTATCTTACTTAATCTACAGCAATCAGTATGCAGCTTTTTTCCCTCCCATTACTAATCGTATTTCCTTTTACTTGTACAAAGATTTTGAGCAGGGACACACAAGCACTCCACATTTGCGACATGGTTTGAACCTGGCTCAATCAAATTTGAGGCCTGACTCTGGCAGAAATCAACCCCCAAACCAACAGACAACTGTAAATGGCTATATGCAGGGGCATCAGGTTTTTCAGTCAAGGCAAAGTGAAGCAAACATTTTGGGAATGGATACAGAAACTGATTTGCATGGCATGTCAAATCTGTCAAGAGGAATATCAGTACTAGATTCACAACAGGGGTCTGGTCTTGAACACTATAAGAAAAACTTGACTAGGTCTGGTGCATCCGAGTCTCCTgtcaattatgatttttttggaaGTCAACAGCAAATGAGTGGTCGGCATTCAGGAATGCTTCAGTCTTTTCCTAGACAGCAGTCAGGGATGAATGACTTACAGCTTTTACAACAGCAAGCAATGCTCAACCAGATGCAAGAACTTCAAAGGCAGCAACAATTTCATCAACTAGAAGCTAGGCAACAAAGTTCTATGAATCCAGCTTCCTCCATTTCAAAACAGACAATTGCCAGCCATTCTGCATCCCTTATTAATGGCATTCCCATCAATGAGGCATCTAACCTTGTGTGGCAGCAGCCTGAAGTTATGGCAACTAATGCAAATTGGCTCCAGCATGGTGGATCTGCAGTTATGCAAGGGTCCTCTAATGGACTTGTGTTATCTCCTGAACAACTGCGCCTGATGGGTTTGGTTCCTAATCAGGGTGACCAGTCTCTTTATGGGCTTCCAATTTCTGGCTCAAGAGGTACACCTAACCTGTATTCTCATGTTCAAGCGGATAAGCCTGCAGTGTCTCAGGTTTCTAtccaacatcaacatcaacatcagtATTCTCGCATTCAAGGTGACAAGCCATCATTGCCACACATATCAGCCAGTGGTCATTCATTTCCAGTTCATCAGTATGGTTCAATTTCGGATCAAACTAACACAAATGATGGAACTTCAGTTTCAAGACAAGATATTGAAGGAAAAAGTATGTTTGGTTCTCTTGCTCAAGGTATAAACAGTGGACTAAACATGGAGAACTTGCAGCAAGTTAATTCTGAACAAAGAGACATACCTATTGAAGATTTTAATGGGAGGCAAGAACTTGCTGGATCTTCTGACACTTCACAGGACAAGGTGTTAGCACAGGTTCCTCCTTCACAGAATGTGGCTACCCTAGATCCAACAGAAGAGAAGATTTTATTTGGTTCAGATGACAGCCTCTGGGATGGATTAGGTTGGAGTGCTGGTTTCAGTATGCTGGATAGTACGGATAGTTTTGGTGGAGTTCCATCAGTTcagagtgggagttggagtgCGCTTATGCAGTCTGCTGTAGCTGAAACTTCTAGTAGTGAAATGGGTATACAGGAAGAATGGAGTGGTCTAAGTGTCCGGAATACTGAACGTTCATCTGGAAGTGAGAGGCCTTCAACCATGGATTGCACCAAACAGCAATCAGGTTGGGCTGACAATAACTTGCAGTCAGCACCCAATATAAATTCAAGGCCTTTTCTTCGGCCGGATGATCTCAGCAGGCCCAGTACCACTGCAAACTATTCTGGTCTTCCTGGATTTAATCAGTCAGGTGCTGATACTGCACAGGAACAGCAAGATAGGTTACAGACTGATTCTTCTCAAAGATCAATTCCACAGTTTTTAGAAAGAGGCAAATGGTTAGATTGCAGCCCTCAGCAAAAACCAATGGCTGAAGGGAGTCATAGTTATGGAAATGCTACTAATACCTCAGGCATAGAAGTAAATGAGAAGGTTATTTCAGGTTCTTGGGCGCATCAACAGATGCTATCATCCCCTAATAGTAGGGGCGACCCATTCAATAGATCTAATGGATGGAATGCTATCAAATCATCCACACCCAGTAACAATTCTAGTATGAAAATtcgtgaaaatgaaaatgtgttGCAGCCTCATCATGACAAAGCTATGCAAGAGAATATGGGCCAGGTTCCTGCAATTTGGGAGCCTGATTCTGATACTTCATCTGTTGGGTTGGAACATGCAAAGTCATCAGGTAATATGCAGGTCTGTGGGGAGGATTCTGGTATGAATGGTATAGCTGCCATACCAAATTCAGGTGCTACATGGGTCAGCAGGCAAAGCAGCCAGCAATTCCCTAATGCTGATGTATGGAGACATACAGATACTGTGGGGAGCTATAGAGGAAATGAAGGTGCAGGAAAATATAGGCATCATATGGAGAAGAATCCTTTAGTTTTGGAATCATTAAAGAATGAAAAGTCAGAAGGAGAGGCACATGATATGGAAAACTCTAACAAAAAGGATAAATCAGCAACTGGTGGTTTGAGAGAAAATCCCAGTTTTGATGGTGATTTGCATAGTCCAAAGTTATCCGGTCAGGGAAATCGAAGGCCTCCTGTAACTCGTAAATTTCAGTATCACCCCATGGGGGATGTTGGTGTTGACACAGAACCTTATCGAAATAAACATGCCATAAATTCACAGCCTATGCCCCATCAACCCATTGGAGGACTTAAAGGTCAGGACCAAAGCTATACTGGCCAGTCAAAATACAGTCATTCTGATGGGAATTATAATGAAACGGAGAAGGTAATTTTAGGACTTTACCTTTATTATGCAAGTGTCACTATATTGATTGCAC
This genomic interval from Glycine max cultivar Williams 82 chromosome 5, Glycine_max_v4.0, whole genome shotgun sequence contains the following:
- the LOC100780128 gene encoding uncharacterized protein isoform X2, which encodes MPGNEVGDRVHNFFGQENLSQGQYHSQEVDGNWPGLSNNLWAGSQRPTVAPFISNLKNFNLQQSDFEQGHTSTPHLRHGLNLAQSNLRPDSGRNQPPNQQTTVNGYMQGHQVFQSRQSEANILGMDTETDLHGMSNLSRGISVLDSQQGSGLEHYKKNLTRSGASESPVNYDFFGSQQQMSGRHSGMLQSFPRQQSGMNDLQLLQQQAMLNQMQELQRQQQFHQLEARQQSSMNPASSISKQTIASHSASLINGIPINEASNLVWQQPEVMATNANWLQHGGSAVMQGSSNGLVLSPEQLRLMGLVPNQGDQSLYGLPISGSRGTPNLYSHVQADKPAVSQVSIQHQHQHQYSRIQGDKPSLPHISASGHSFPVHQYGSISDQTNTNDGTSVSRQDIEGKSMFGSLAQGINSGLNMENLQQVNSEQRDIPIEDFNGRQELAGSSDTSQDKVLAQVPPSQNVATLDPTEEKILFGSDDSLWDGLGWSAGFSMLDSTDSFGGVPSVQSGSWSALMQSAVAETSSSEMGIQEEWSGLSVRNTERSSGSERPSTMDCTKQQSGWADNNLQSAPNINSRPFLRPDDLSRPSTTANYSGLPGFNQSGADTAQEQQDRLQTDSSQRSIPQFLERGKWLDCSPQQKPMAEGSHSYGNATNTSGIEVNEKVISGSWAHQQMLSSPNSRGDPFNRSNGWNAIKSSTPSNNSSMKIRENENVLQPHHDKAMQENMGQVPAIWEPDSDTSSVGLEHAKSSGNMQVCGEDSGMNGIAAIPNSGATWVSRQSSQQFPNADVWRHTDTVGSYRGNEGAGKYRHHMEKNPLVLESLKNEKSEGEAHDMENSNKKDKSATGGLRENPSFDGDLHSPKLSGQGNRRPPVTRKFQYHPMGDVGVDTEPYRNKHAINSQPMPHQPIGGLKGQDQSYTGQSKYSHSDGNYNETEKGDSKTIDDNASKSMLPGHTPKTLTPFDRSVGNYALNKTASPRVMDTESSDGSAAHPQRNQSSLSQGFALQLAPPTQRHPMTSSHATPHVASETGDKGHTWLAATQTFPSRESSHEFRNNISGSSGQIFDKASQYSALGNSPQAFTSGFPFSRIRSQNQNVANLGGQVANTQCDNSTFVDQAASTNQVHEYCDRAQTGQSELQSAQDMSQMDSMSQIRAGDPTMKISSLEAGTAPHASVTSSLQSAPSKVLHNVWTSVSGKQHPNAYRIPSHSQPNNICETTTGPQKPGIEDSEKGNLSEQRVLPESVDAVEETASASQVKEHVKYTPDASQSSPAATSKDIEDFGRSLRPNNFLHHNFSMLNQVQSMKNMEIDPSNRDVKRFKVSDNVMDKQQVDSISNCGQQSYGCNNIVNDVSDNSSSVPPSDPNLLSFSTKPGDARDTSASSQEVVGYGQRNALNVGNNNKVTSVRSEHSVINPQMAPSWFEQYGTFKNGKMLQMYDVGTMTPQKVMEHPLIIRNQSGSLHLANSMEQANSLSEAGQNPMLASVASEHLPSKLLLPPAVEPDLSSMRPKKRKTSTSKLIPWHKELSQGSERLQDISVAELDWAQAANRLVEKVEDDAEVVEELPMMKSKRRLVLTTQLMQQLLNPPPAAILSADVKLHHESVVYSVARLALGDACSSVSRSGNDTFIMSPGSKNLLPDKPKASEKIDQYILKVEDFVGRARKLENDILRLDSRASVLDLRLECQDLERFSVINRFAKFHGRGQNDGAETSSSDATANAQKSCPQKYVTAVPMPRNLPDRSFLLSSYSNKLSAHA
- the LOC100780128 gene encoding uncharacterized protein isoform X1, with amino-acid sequence MPGNEVGDRVHNFFGQENLSQGQYHSQEVDGNWPGLSNNLWAGSQRPTVAPFISNLKNFNLQQSDFEQGHTSTPHLRHGLNLAQSNLRPDSGRNQPPNQQTTVNGYMQGHQVFQSRQSEANILGMDTETDLHGMSNLSRGISVLDSQQGSGLEHYKKNLTRSGASESPVNYDFFGSQQQMSGRHSGMLQSFPRQQSGMNDLQLLQQQAMLNQMQELQRQQQFHQLEARQQSSMNPASSISKQTIASHSASLINGIPINEASNLVWQQPEVMATNANWLQHGGSAVMQGSSNGLVLSPEQLRLMGLVPNQGDQSLYGLPISGSRGTPNLYSHVQADKPAVSQVSIQHQHQHQYSRIQGDKPSLPHISASGHSFPVHQYGSISDQTNTNDGTSVSRQDIEGKSMFGSLAQGINSGLNMENLQQVNSEQRDIPIEDFNGRQELAGSSDTSQDKVLAQVPPSQNVATLDPTEEKILFGSDDSLWDGLGWSAGFSMLDSTDSFGGVPSVQSGSWSALMQSAVAETSSSEMGIQEEWSGLSVRNTERSSGSERPSTMDCTKQQSGWADNNLQSAPNINSRPFLRPDDLSRPSTTANYSGLPGFNQSGADTAQEQQDRLQTDSSQRSIPQFLERGKWLDCSPQQKPMAEGSHSYGNATNTSGIEVNEKVISGSWAHQQMLSSPNSRGDPFNRSNGWNAIKSSTPSNNSSMKIRENENVLQPHHDKAMQENMGQVPAIWEPDSDTSSVGLEHAKSSGNMQVCGEDSGMNGIAAIPNSGATWVSRQSSQQFPNADVWRHTDTVGSYRGNEGAGKYRHHMEKNPLVLESLKNEKSEGEAHDMENSNKKDKSATGGLRENPSFDGDLHSPKLSGQGNRRPPVTRKFQYHPMGDVGVDTEPYRNKHAINSQPMPHQPIGGLKGQDQSYTGQSKYSHSDGNYNETEKGDSKTIDDNASKSMLPGHTPKTLTPFDRSVGNYALNKTASPSQNILELLHKVDQSREHVATNTSTSNRPLSSRVMDTESSDGSAAHPQRNQSSLSQGFALQLAPPTQRHPMTSSHATPHVASETGDKGHTWLAATQTFPSRESSHEFRNNISGSSGQIFDKASQYSALGNSPQAFTSGFPFSRIRSQNQNVANLGGQVANTQCDNSTFVDQAASTNQVHEYCDRAQTGQSELQSAQDMSQMDSMSQIRAGDPTMKISSLEAGTAPHASVTSSLQSAPSKVLHNVWTSVSGKQHPNAYRIPSHSQPNNICETTTGPQKPGIEDSEKGNLSEQRVLPESVDAVEETASASQVKEHVKYTPDASQSSPAATSKDIEDFGRSLRPNNFLHHNFSMLNQVQSMKNMEIDPSNRDVKRFKVSDNVMDKQQVDSISNCGQQSYGCNNIVNDVSDNSSSVPPSDPNLLSFSTKPGDARDTSASSQEVVGYGQRNALNVGNNNKVTSVRSEHSVINPQMAPSWFEQYGTFKNGKMLQMYDVGTMTPQKVMEHPLIIRNQSGSLHLANSMEQANSLSEAGQNPMLASVASEHLPSKLLLPPAVEPDLSSMRPKKRKTSTSKLIPWHKELSQGSERLQDISVAELDWAQAANRLVEKVEDDAEVVEELPMMKSKRRLVLTTQLMQQLLNPPPAAILSADVKLHHESVVYSVARLALGDACSSVSRSGNDTFIMSPGSKNLLPDKPKASEKIDQYILKVEDFVGRARKLENDILRLDSRASVLDLRLECQDLERFSVINRFAKFHGRGQNDGAETSSSDATANAQKSCPQKYVTAVPMPRNLPDRSFLLSSYSNKLSAHA